In a genomic window of Candidatus Bathyarchaeota archaeon:
- a CDS encoding MarC family protein, with amino-acid sequence MDFLSDLAKAAIALFIIVDPFGNIPIFMGLTENMSDVQRRKVYNVACLVGFILLLVFAFLGNEILSLFGITIESFEIAGGILLLIISIRILISGSKEEKPSESPECLGAVPIAMPLLVGPGAITTTIFNLQTYTTIVAIVAVIIVISITWVILRYTSVIFRFLGKTGALVIARVMALLIAAIAIQYILTGVTHFTGFTRCVFSLLG; translated from the coding sequence TTGGATTTTTTAAGTGATTTAGCTAAAGCTGCCATTGCGCTCTTTATCATCGTTGACCCATTCGGTAACATACCCATCTTTATGGGGTTAACCGAAAATATGTCAGACGTCCAGAGAAGAAAAGTGTATAATGTGGCGTGTTTGGTGGGGTTTATTTTGTTGCTGGTTTTTGCTTTTTTGGGAAACGAGATATTGTCGCTTTTCGGCATAACTATTGAGAGTTTTGAAATTGCAGGCGGCATCTTGCTCCTAATTATCTCAATCAGAATTCTTATTTCAGGCAGTAAAGAAGAAAAACCCTCTGAATCCCCCGAATGCCTCGGAGCGGTTCCCATCGCTATGCCGCTTTTGGTAGGACCAGGAGCCATAACCACCACGATATTTAACCTTCAAACCTACACCACCATCGTCGCCATAGTCGCCGTAATCATCGTCATCTCTATAACATGGGTTATTCTACGCTACACAAGCGTCATTTTCCGTTTTTTGGGCAAAACAGGTGCCTTAGTCATTGCCAGAGTTATGGCGCTTTTGATTGCGGCAATCGCCATCCAATACATCCTCACGGGCGTAACTCACTTTACGGGATTTACGCGCTGTGTGTTTAGCCTTCTTGGCTAA
- a CDS encoding Lrp/AsnC family transcriptional regulator, which produces MRKKTLNTEIDKTDAQILGILQENCQQSFRKIAGKMRISGVMASDRIKRLEDRGIVKGYTAILDPIKLGYDLTAVIFIQTEGGGYLKDLETALSQLANVITLYEITGEFDIVAVVKLKDRDSLNTLIKDLLVAPHIKKTMTNIALNVVKEGFKVQI; this is translated from the coding sequence ATGAGAAAAAAAACCCTGAACACAGAAATAGACAAAACCGACGCCCAAATACTGGGGATTCTTCAGGAAAACTGCCAGCAAAGCTTCCGCAAGATAGCTGGCAAAATGCGCATATCTGGTGTGATGGCCTCGGATAGAATAAAACGCCTCGAAGACCGCGGAATAGTCAAGGGGTATACCGCAATCTTGGATCCAATAAAGTTGGGGTATGATTTAACTGCAGTGATTTTTATTCAAACTGAGGGGGGTGGTTACCTTAAGGATTTGGAGACTGCTTTATCGCAGCTGGCTAATGTTATTACGTTATACGAGATTACGGGCGAGTTTGACATTGTAGCGGTTGTTAAGCTTAAGGATCGTGATAGTCTCAATACTTTGATTAAGGATTTGCTTGTGGCTCCACATATTAAGAAGACGATGACTAATATTGCGCTTAATGTTGTGAAAGAGGGTTTTAAGGTTCAAATTTAG
- a CDS encoding ammonium transporter: MLQKALEKHSEIFMKKKFFILAGILVTCLAMSIGQAYAQTPDPLTTTSTAVSIAWTLAMGALVWFMQLGFAFLGAGFIRQKNQVNYWTKSYIDFSVGVVIFAVIGFGLMFGGSGASFPTGIDSTGAIIYTTLPGLGDGNSFIGWSGFLLAGEATNTLTLVYFFWQAVFAATSVTIVAGMVAERMKFQAYLLYTVLINILIYPVYGHWVWGGGWLATLPFGVGVRDFAGSGVVHAVGGFTGLAACWLVGPRIGKYGKNGEVRSFGYTNVPYIVMGTMILFLGWFGFNPGSSLTTLDGVTPLVAVNTYLAGGVGAVMGVVISYLDRKHFTGPDIQAVCTGALAGLVAITAPCAYVDPWAALIIGIIAAPLALYGNFFVERKLKIDDPVGAFGIHGINGLFGLLSVGLFANGLYGGVNGILVNGGAGTGQLIAQLIDCAVCAGFAFGMGLLIFGVIKYTIGLRAPHHEEIKGLDISEHGFSAYPEVEMKPEAKEWVTAESFDKELLDKQGKE; encoded by the coding sequence TTGTTACAAAAAGCACTCGAAAAGCACTCTGAAATCTTCATGAAAAAGAAATTCTTCATACTCGCAGGCATACTCGTCACTTGCTTAGCCATGAGCATCGGACAAGCATACGCACAAACCCCTGACCCACTAACAACCACAAGCACCGCAGTAAGCATCGCTTGGACACTAGCCATGGGCGCGTTAGTCTGGTTCATGCAGCTCGGCTTCGCGTTTCTCGGAGCAGGCTTTATTCGGCAGAAAAACCAGGTCAACTACTGGACCAAAAGCTACATCGACTTCAGCGTCGGTGTAGTAATCTTTGCAGTTATCGGCTTTGGCTTAATGTTCGGTGGTTCCGGAGCCTCATTCCCAACAGGCATCGACTCAACAGGCGCAATAATATACACCACCTTACCTGGCTTAGGTGACGGCAACTCATTCATCGGCTGGAGCGGCTTTTTACTAGCAGGCGAAGCAACTAACACGTTAACATTGGTGTACTTCTTCTGGCAAGCAGTCTTCGCAGCCACATCAGTCACAATCGTGGCAGGAATGGTTGCCGAAAGAATGAAATTCCAAGCTTACCTCCTCTACACCGTACTTATCAACATACTCATCTATCCAGTCTACGGCCACTGGGTATGGGGTGGCGGTTGGCTCGCAACATTGCCATTCGGTGTCGGTGTCAGAGACTTCGCAGGTTCAGGTGTCGTCCACGCAGTCGGTGGCTTCACAGGTTTGGCGGCCTGCTGGCTTGTCGGCCCCAGAATCGGCAAGTACGGTAAAAACGGTGAAGTCCGCAGCTTCGGTTACACAAACGTGCCATACATCGTTATGGGTACCATGATCCTGTTCCTTGGCTGGTTCGGCTTCAACCCTGGCAGCTCATTAACCACGCTTGATGGTGTTACTCCACTGGTTGCAGTAAACACTTACCTTGCAGGTGGTGTCGGTGCAGTTATGGGTGTAGTCATAAGCTATCTTGACCGCAAACACTTCACTGGACCCGACATTCAGGCAGTCTGCACAGGCGCACTTGCTGGTCTAGTAGCAATCACAGCACCATGCGCTTATGTTGACCCCTGGGCAGCACTAATCATCGGTATCATCGCAGCTCCATTGGCACTCTACGGCAACTTCTTCGTTGAACGCAAGCTGAAAATTGACGACCCAGTCGGCGCATTCGGTATCCACGGCATCAACGGTCTCTTCGGTCTACTCAGTGTCGGCCTCTTTGCAAACGGTCTATACGGCGGCGTCAACGGTATACTAGTCAACGGCGGTGCAGGTACAGGGCAGTTAATTGCACAATTAATTGACTGTGCAGTTTGTGCTGGCTTTGCTTTCGGTATGGGCTTGCTGATCTTTGGCGTCATCAAATACACAATTGGTCTTAGAGCTCCGCATCACGAAGAAATCAAAGGCTTAGACATCAGCGAACATGGCTTCAGCGCTTACCCAGAAGTTGAGATGAAACCCGAAGCAAAAGAATGGGTTACTGCCGAATCCTTCGATAAAGAACTGCTTGACAAACAGGGCAAGGAATAA
- a CDS encoding SLC13 family permease: MIDLPIDAQIIILPIFIACYALALSRKVKLAYASVGALIALIVIGLISWQDTLFVAIQWDVLAVIWGFMMVSFIFSESKMPELIANKILTHIKIEKYALLAICAVAAFLSAFMANVAVLFLMAPVAIQMAKKLGSPLFPYIVSVGVSANMVTTTTMIADPPALILAIQTGMSPLDFYWFQGRVGLGAITVVGVMAAMLTLLLIFRKMNKRIEIEPEEIKVSKLPTILFLVGIVILALAPEIHLSLGVVGLAVGIVALLIGRKDAKRMIVEFDWNSLIFLAGIFAVIYTLSTSGLLTDFAQGIINAGVSNPSMLLAVVVWMSVGLSSFIDPNAYTVLMIPVCQQLATFSGMSAWPLLFGTLVGTGSGANILPMGAATNVFACGLLEKNNCLVSTKEYIKIGLPLSVVAVATANVLLWIFWL, from the coding sequence TTGATTGACCTGCCAATCGACGCACAAATCATCATTCTACCCATCTTCATAGCTTGCTATGCGCTAGCCCTAAGCCGCAAAGTTAAACTCGCCTACGCCTCAGTCGGCGCCTTAATCGCCCTAATAGTAATCGGCCTCATATCCTGGCAAGACACCCTCTTTGTAGCCATACAGTGGGATGTCCTCGCCGTCATCTGGGGCTTCATGATGGTATCCTTCATATTCTCCGAAAGCAAAATGCCCGAACTAATCGCCAACAAAATCTTAACCCACATAAAAATAGAAAAATACGCTTTACTCGCAATCTGCGCTGTCGCGGCATTCTTGTCCGCTTTCATGGCAAACGTCGCGGTCCTCTTTTTGATGGCGCCTGTAGCTATTCAAATGGCAAAGAAACTTGGCTCTCCCCTCTTCCCCTACATAGTTTCTGTGGGGGTATCTGCAAACATGGTTACAACAACCACCATGATCGCTGATCCTCCCGCACTTATCTTAGCCATCCAGACGGGAATGTCCCCGCTTGATTTCTATTGGTTCCAAGGAAGAGTAGGATTGGGCGCAATCACTGTAGTGGGCGTCATGGCAGCTATGCTTACGCTTTTGCTTATCTTCCGCAAAATGAACAAACGAATCGAAATCGAGCCCGAAGAAATCAAAGTTTCAAAACTCCCCACAATACTGTTCCTCGTCGGTATAGTGATTTTGGCGCTTGCCCCCGAAATCCACCTCAGCTTGGGGGTCGTAGGTTTAGCTGTGGGTATTGTAGCCCTTCTCATAGGTAGAAAAGATGCTAAACGCATGATTGTAGAGTTCGACTGGAACTCTCTAATCTTCCTTGCAGGTATCTTTGCCGTTATCTATACGCTTTCAACCTCTGGGCTCCTGACAGACTTTGCTCAGGGCATCATAAACGCAGGAGTTAGTAACCCCAGTATGCTCTTAGCTGTTGTAGTGTGGATGTCCGTGGGGCTTTCCTCGTTTATTGACCCCAACGCCTACACAGTACTGATGATTCCAGTCTGTCAACAGTTGGCAACCTTTAGTGGCATGAGTGCTTGGCCCCTTCTCTTTGGAACACTCGTCGGAACTGGGAGCGGCGCCAACATTCTTCCTATGGGTGCAGCCACAAACGTGTTTGCCTGTGGTTTGCTGGAGAAAAACAACTGTTTGGTCAGCACGAAAGAATACATCAAAATCGGTTTACCCCTATCCGTCGTTGCAGTAGCCACTGCAAACGTGCTGCTGTGGATATTTTGGCTGTGA
- a CDS encoding ammonium transporter yields MASGDIAWILTSTALVMLMTPALGFFYGGLVRKKNLVSTIVQCFVIFAVISIVWALYGYALVFGTSLGGFIGFDPSLVALGGLNIHTVDPVLAGDIPELLFFAFQLKFAAITPALIIGACAERIRFKSLLIFMVLWSTFIYVPIAHWVWNPDGWLRSIGAIDFAGGIVVHVSAGLSALAAALVVGRRNGCAVPWKQHMQAIEKKDSATEFKPTNIPYVLLGAALLWFGWFGFNAGSALAANDLATSALVTTNIAAAAAAVSWMLADWFRKGKPSAVGVAVGAVVGLVAITPAAGFVTIPAALVIGLAAGVISNLVANWRAGRSRIDDSLDVFACHGVGGLWGSIATGLFASAAISVSAEVAGVNGLFYGNPAQLVAQLVALAVVVPFAFFGSYLLLKVVNLFSPLRVSPEAEDAGLDLSEHGEEAYQLD; encoded by the coding sequence ATGGCGTCAGGAGATATAGCATGGATACTAACCTCAACAGCTCTTGTCATGTTAATGACTCCAGCTTTAGGCTTCTTCTACGGAGGACTAGTACGCAAAAAAAACCTTGTCTCAACAATCGTTCAATGCTTCGTCATATTCGCAGTCATCAGCATCGTGTGGGCACTCTACGGTTACGCTCTAGTCTTTGGCACAAGCTTAGGCGGCTTCATAGGCTTTGACCCAAGCTTAGTGGCCTTAGGCGGGCTAAACATACACACAGTAGACCCCGTCCTCGCAGGAGACATACCTGAATTACTATTCTTCGCTTTCCAACTCAAATTCGCAGCCATCACCCCCGCGCTTATCATCGGTGCCTGTGCAGAACGCATACGCTTCAAATCACTACTGATCTTTATGGTTCTGTGGTCAACCTTCATCTACGTGCCCATCGCACACTGGGTCTGGAACCCTGACGGTTGGCTACGAAGCATCGGCGCAATTGACTTCGCAGGTGGTATCGTTGTCCACGTATCCGCAGGATTATCAGCCTTAGCTGCAGCCCTCGTTGTGGGTCGTAGAAACGGCTGTGCCGTCCCTTGGAAACAGCACATGCAAGCGATCGAGAAAAAAGACAGCGCCACCGAATTCAAACCAACCAACATCCCCTACGTCCTACTCGGCGCAGCACTGCTGTGGTTCGGCTGGTTCGGGTTCAACGCAGGTAGCGCCCTTGCAGCAAACGACCTCGCAACATCTGCACTGGTAACGACCAACATCGCCGCAGCCGCAGCCGCAGTCAGTTGGATGCTTGCCGACTGGTTCAGAAAAGGCAAACCCTCCGCCGTAGGAGTAGCTGTAGGTGCAGTCGTCGGCTTAGTCGCCATTACTCCCGCCGCAGGATTCGTTACTATACCCGCAGCATTGGTCATTGGCTTAGCCGCAGGTGTCATCTCCAACTTGGTAGCAAACTGGCGTGCCGGCAGATCTCGAATCGATGACTCTTTAGATGTCTTTGCTTGCCACGGTGTAGGCGGACTTTGGGGATCAATCGCGACCGGTCTATTCGCATCCGCAGCAATTAGTGTTTCAGCAGAAGTCGCAGGCGTTAACGGGTTATTCTACGGAAACCCTGCTCAACTGGTCGCTCAATTGGTTGCGCTTGCCGTTGTTGTGCCGTTTGCGTTCTTTGGCTCCTATCTGTTGCTAAAGGTTGTGAACTTGTTCTCGCCTTTGCGAGTCAGCCCCGAAGCAGAAGACGCAGGCTTAGACCTCAGTGAACACGGTGAAGAAGCCTACCAACTCGATTGA
- a CDS encoding ammonium transporter has translation MAVNFADIAWLLMSTALVMLMTPALAFFYGGLVRRKNLVSTLVQCIIIFAVVSLVWFFWGYSLVFGPSVGGVIGNLSLVGLHGITINTTSPYAPNIPEILFFAFQLKFAAITPALIIGACAERIRFKSLLIFVLLWSTLIYCPIAHWMWNSDGWLHLLGAYDFAGGIVVHIAAGLSALAAALIVGRRKGCVYWKDQLKVLNQQAPNAPPMGTEFKPTNIPYVILGAGLLWFGWFGFNGGSALAADAIAVSAVVSTNLAAAAAAVSWMLLDWVIKGKPSAIGISVGAVCGMAAVTAAAGYIDFTSAVIIGLAAGIISNLIANWRAGRSRIDDTLDVFACHGVGGIIGAVAVGLFATAAVNPVVQGLFFGNPAQLAIQALAVVVVAAFSFVGSYLLLRLVDVFTPVRVSPKEEDEGLDLSQHGEEAYQLG, from the coding sequence ATGGCTGTCAACTTCGCGGACATAGCATGGCTTCTAATGTCAACTGCCCTAGTTATGCTAATGACGCCGGCGCTTGCTTTCTTCTACGGCGGCTTAGTCCGAAGAAAAAACCTCGTCTCCACTCTCGTACAATGCATCATCATCTTTGCTGTAGTCAGCTTGGTATGGTTCTTCTGGGGATACAGCCTCGTGTTTGGCCCCAGCGTCGGCGGAGTCATCGGAAACCTCTCCCTCGTTGGCTTACACGGCATAACCATAAACACCACCAGCCCCTACGCACCCAACATCCCCGAAATCCTCTTCTTTGCCTTCCAACTCAAATTCGCCGCAATCACTCCCGCCCTCATCATTGGCGCCTGCGCCGAACGCATCCGATTCAAATCACTCCTCATCTTTGTGCTTCTTTGGTCCACTCTCATCTACTGCCCAATTGCCCACTGGATGTGGAACAGCGACGGCTGGCTTCACCTATTGGGCGCCTATGACTTTGCAGGCGGTATCGTAGTCCACATCGCTGCGGGTCTCTCAGCTTTGGCAGCCGCTCTCATTGTGGGGCGACGCAAAGGTTGCGTGTATTGGAAAGACCAACTAAAAGTTCTCAACCAACAAGCCCCTAATGCACCTCCCATGGGTACAGAATTCAAACCCACAAACATCCCATATGTTATCTTAGGCGCTGGACTTTTGTGGTTTGGCTGGTTTGGTTTCAACGGTGGAAGTGCATTAGCTGCAGATGCGATTGCGGTTTCAGCTGTGGTTTCTACTAATTTGGCGGCGGCTGCAGCGGCAGTTAGCTGGATGCTTCTTGACTGGGTAATCAAAGGCAAACCCTCCGCGATTGGCATCTCAGTGGGCGCTGTTTGTGGTATGGCCGCGGTTACTGCCGCAGCAGGCTACATAGATTTCACCTCCGCGGTAATCATCGGCTTAGCTGCAGGCATAATTTCAAATCTTATAGCTAACTGGCGTGCTGGACGCTCCAGAATCGACGATACCCTCGACGTGTTTGCCTGTCATGGTGTTGGCGGCATTATCGGCGCGGTCGCGGTTGGGCTATTTGCGACGGCAGCGGTAAACCCCGTTGTACAAGGGCTATTCTTTGGTAACCCTGCGCAGCTTGCGATTCAGGCGTTAGCGGTTGTGGTTGTGGCAGCCTTTTCTTTCGTTGGCTCTTATCTACTGTTGCGGTTGGTGGATGTGTTTACGCCTGTCCGCGTAAGTCCCAAAGAAGAAGACGAAGGCCTAGATCTAAGTCAACACGGCGAAGAAGCCTACCAGCTTGGCTAA
- a CDS encoding phosphatase PAP2 family protein: protein MKLYAGFQGIIEKTFFKGKANKKSVYLTYVIANVILMVLLFFLLLNTYAYDWTGQLYPEGSGFRLQTGLDTAIPFVPQMVIFYVYLFYPLVILTMLYFAFVDYRKGYALGWSLVAINAISVLIYIVFPVSTFWYRQELLTHPLVGNVWATQVYDIFTTDTSFNCFPSLHAAVSTICFFAWFQYAKLKPNNISKIAAAAAFIVAAGVVLSTLFIKQHYIVDEVAGVALAWGVGTLVFKKLYKPPSETLGSNFN from the coding sequence ATGAAACTTTACGCGGGATTTCAAGGGATAATTGAAAAAACTTTTTTCAAGGGTAAAGCCAACAAAAAAAGCGTTTACTTGACCTACGTGATTGCCAATGTCATCTTGATGGTTTTGCTTTTCTTTCTGCTGCTAAATACTTATGCCTATGACTGGACTGGCCAATTGTATCCTGAGGGCTCAGGGTTCCGGTTGCAGACGGGCTTAGACACTGCAATTCCTTTTGTTCCGCAGATGGTGATTTTTTATGTGTACTTGTTTTATCCACTTGTTATTTTGACGATGCTTTACTTTGCATTCGTTGATTATCGAAAAGGATACGCTTTAGGTTGGTCACTGGTGGCAATTAACGCCATATCCGTACTCATCTACATAGTATTCCCCGTTTCAACCTTCTGGTACCGACAAGAACTGCTTACCCATCCCTTAGTGGGCAATGTCTGGGCAACCCAAGTCTACGACATATTCACCACTGATACTTCGTTTAACTGCTTCCCAAGTTTGCATGCAGCCGTGTCGACAATCTGCTTCTTTGCTTGGTTCCAATATGCCAAGCTAAAACCCAACAACATAAGCAAGATAGCTGCGGCTGCAGCGTTTATTGTCGCGGCGGGTGTTGTTTTGTCTACGTTATTCATCAAGCAGCATTATATTGTTGATGAAGTTGCTGGCGTCGCGCTTGCTTGGGGTGTGGGGACGTTAGTGTTCAAGAAACTCTACAAACCTCCCAGTGAAACGCTGGGAAGCAATTTTAACTAA
- a CDS encoding PAS domain S-box protein, whose protein sequence is MLNQVNQITVNSTDLTFLDKTQEIHVLHVDDDACMLEITKQILLTEGNFKIDTALNVDDALKKLETGDYDVVISDFEMPQKNGLEFLTQLRRSNNEIPFILFTGKGREEVAIKALNLGANGYYNKQGSPETVYGELSHGIRMIVENKRIKKAKMENDTRFKKLSAQTSGMLYQFKMKTDRTFCVPFVNEAIQKMFGCSPQDVRDDFSPIAKVIVPEDFDKVINSIKYSAEHLTPWVCEYRVQIPGQEVHWMWGQSIPEKLANGEIIWYGYNVDVTERKKLEEKLLESEDKFRKISNSAMDAIILVNSEGKIVYYNPAAEKTFGYLTEEALNKPLETLLIPPQHRGFYIGFLKQLSNSEKIVENSGRIIELSSLRKGSPEFPMELSISALKLKGKPCLLGIARDISERKKTEELLRVSEEKYRSLFENAGDVIYTADLTGRITSVNKAIENYGFKREKIIGNDALELIPKKYWPRIAADLQQLTQGNSTQGEIEVITPIGKKDAEYRGNPIWENGKIVGSQVIIRDISERKKMDDTLKQNQVILEAITENLGAGFAIISKEHRVLYANKFVKNNCGGEIEGKQCYAALHNLDRICADCGAKKIFEYGVDKDSHECFQEAGKGNRGYFVEIITTPLKDKAKNVTAALEFIVDIAEKKQMQQKLQASETKFRAINESAIDAIFMFDEEDRIAYWNPAAEKIFGYKEKEIIGAKVSETIIPTRFTSKGKFSSKLGPDENKKKTGKLLEVPARRKDGTEFPMEISMAALQLEGKRCIVAIARDITDRIRAEEKLSSVMDQLVLVNEKLGVVGSLTRHDVRNKLSAIKGYSYLIKNKNPDQTDIAKSLDKMMQIADEIEGIINFAKTYEQLGVERLTSVNVSKVLDEAKTLFSGKLPLIVNECNGLTVLADSFLRQMFYNFIDNTRKYGKTATTIRVYYEKADETNLRLIYEDDGVGIPLGIKSRLFNEGFSTGNSTGFGLFLIKKMMEIYGWQIQELGEPGQGAKFVITIPQKNKNGQINYQIESIKYAYA, encoded by the coding sequence ATGCTAAATCAGGTCAATCAGATCACAGTTAATTCTACCGATTTGACTTTTTTAGATAAAACACAGGAAATTCACGTTTTACATGTTGACGATGACGCTTGTATGTTGGAGATAACAAAACAGATTCTGTTAACTGAGGGCAACTTCAAGATTGATACTGCCCTAAATGTTGATGATGCCTTAAAGAAGCTGGAAACGGGCGATTATGATGTGGTAATTTCTGATTTTGAGATGCCACAAAAAAACGGGCTTGAATTCCTAACGCAACTGCGTAGGAGCAATAATGAGATTCCCTTTATACTGTTCACAGGGAAAGGCAGAGAAGAAGTTGCCATTAAGGCACTAAACCTTGGCGCCAACGGATACTATAACAAGCAAGGTTCACCAGAAACCGTTTACGGCGAACTATCACACGGCATCCGAATGATAGTGGAAAACAAGAGAATAAAAAAAGCAAAAATGGAAAACGATACGCGTTTTAAAAAACTTTCAGCTCAAACATCCGGAATGTTGTACCAATTCAAGATGAAAACGGATAGAACATTTTGTGTGCCCTTTGTTAATGAAGCTATACAAAAAATGTTTGGTTGTTCACCTCAAGATGTTCGAGATGATTTCTCGCCTATAGCGAAAGTAATAGTTCCTGAAGATTTTGACAAAGTGATTAATTCAATAAAATATTCAGCTGAGCATTTGACACCTTGGGTATGTGAGTACAGAGTGCAAATTCCAGGCCAAGAGGTCCACTGGATGTGGGGTCAATCGATACCTGAGAAATTGGCTAATGGCGAAATTATTTGGTACGGATACAACGTCGACGTAACCGAACGTAAGAAACTAGAAGAAAAGCTGCTGGAAAGCGAAGACAAGTTCCGTAAAATAAGCAACTCCGCAATGGATGCAATCATATTGGTGAACAGTGAAGGCAAAATCGTTTACTATAATCCTGCGGCAGAAAAAACTTTTGGTTACTTAACAGAAGAAGCACTAAACAAGCCCCTAGAAACGTTATTGATCCCGCCCCAGCATCGAGGTTTCTATATAGGTTTTCTTAAGCAACTATCAAACAGTGAGAAAATTGTTGAAAACTCTGGAAGAATTATTGAATTATCATCACTCAGAAAAGGTAGCCCAGAATTTCCTATGGAACTCTCGATTTCAGCTTTGAAATTGAAAGGCAAACCTTGCCTCTTGGGCATCGCACGTGATATCTCTGAGCGCAAGAAAACTGAAGAACTGCTTAGAGTTTCAGAAGAGAAATACAGAAGTCTCTTTGAGAATGCTGGCGATGTCATATACACCGCTGATTTGACGGGACGAATCACTTCCGTAAATAAAGCTATAGAAAATTATGGATTCAAAAGAGAAAAAATTATCGGAAACGACGCATTGGAGCTAATTCCTAAAAAGTATTGGCCTCGGATAGCTGCTGACCTGCAACAATTAACGCAAGGCAACTCGACTCAAGGTGAAATTGAAGTAATCACGCCTATTGGAAAAAAAGATGCAGAATACAGAGGCAATCCAATATGGGAAAATGGGAAAATTGTCGGCTCTCAAGTTATCATAAGAGACATCAGCGAACGCAAGAAAATGGATGATACTCTTAAACAGAACCAAGTTATCCTTGAAGCGATTACAGAAAATCTGGGCGCCGGCTTTGCAATTATAAGCAAAGAGCACCGTGTGTTGTACGCGAACAAATTCGTAAAAAATAACTGCGGCGGCGAGATAGAGGGAAAACAGTGCTATGCTGCGCTTCATAATTTAGACCGAATTTGCGCCGATTGCGGTGCTAAAAAAATCTTCGAATACGGAGTCGATAAAGATTCTCATGAATGTTTCCAAGAAGCGGGTAAGGGCAACAGGGGATATTTTGTTGAAATCATTACCACACCCCTAAAAGACAAGGCTAAAAACGTGACAGCGGCATTGGAATTTATTGTAGACATAGCTGAGAAGAAACAGATGCAGCAAAAATTACAGGCAAGCGAAACTAAGTTCCGTGCAATCAATGAATCAGCTATTGACGCAATATTCATGTTTGATGAAGAGGACCGAATAGCATATTGGAATCCCGCCGCTGAGAAAATTTTCGGGTACAAAGAAAAAGAAATAATTGGAGCAAAAGTGAGCGAAACAATTATTCCCACTCGCTTTACATCGAAAGGCAAGTTCAGTTCAAAACTTGGTCCAGATGAAAACAAGAAAAAAACAGGCAAGCTTTTAGAGGTTCCAGCTCGTAGAAAAGACGGAACAGAATTTCCAATGGAGATTTCTATGGCTGCACTTCAACTGGAAGGCAAAAGGTGCATTGTAGCTATAGCTAGAGACATTACTGACCGCATTAGAGCTGAAGAAAAATTGAGCAGCGTTATGGACCAGTTGGTGTTGGTTAATGAAAAACTAGGTGTAGTTGGCAGCTTGACTAGACATGATGTCCGAAACAAGCTTAGCGCAATTAAAGGTTATTCATATTTGATAAAGAACAAGAACCCAGACCAAACTGACATCGCGAAATCTCTCGATAAAATGATGCAGATTGCAGATGAGATCGAAGGAATCATTAATTTTGCCAAGACGTATGAGCAGTTAGGCGTGGAAAGATTAACTTCTGTTAACGTAAGCAAGGTGTTGGATGAAGCTAAAACTCTTTTTTCAGGCAAACTTCCGCTAATAGTTAATGAATGTAACGGGTTAACGGTATTAGCAGACTCGTTTTTGCGGCAAATGTTTTACAATTTTATTGACAACACAAGAAAATATGGCAAGACAGCTACGACAATAAGGGTCTACTATGAAAAAGCAGATGAGACAAATCTCAGGTTGATTTATGAGGATGATGGGGTGGGAATACCGCTTGGAATCAAATCGCGCCTTTTCAATGAAGGCTTCAGCACCGGTAATAGCACAGGCTTTGGGTTATTCCTGATAAAAAAGATGATGGAGATTTACGGCTGGCAAATCCAAGAGCTTGGAGAACCAGGGCAGGGCGCAAAATTCGTAATCACAATTCCGCAAAAAAACAAAAACGGTCAAATCAACTATCAAATTGAATCGATAAAATATGCTTACGCATAA
- a CDS encoding flavodoxin domain-containing protein: protein MKGIVIYDTSSGNTKKIAETIAETFKESGIEIDLFYVKDAKKLNAKDYDFLVLGSPTRFGTMSFAVKSFLGKVKTEEWMTKPFAAFDTENPENVEKSRAENKNWSAAEKIVENLREKKMNQLLPVLKSLVESKLNGTLLEGEIDRAKDYAKQLAAKLKETTP from the coding sequence ATGAAGGGCATTGTTATTTATGACACCTCCTCCGGAAACACTAAGAAAATCGCAGAGACAATTGCAGAAACTTTTAAGGAGTCTGGAATAGAAATTGATCTCTTCTACGTAAAAGATGCAAAGAAGTTGAACGCAAAAGACTACGATTTTCTGGTCCTCGGTTCCCCAACCAGATTTGGCACGATGAGCTTCGCCGTCAAATCTTTTTTGGGCAAAGTTAAGACTGAAGAATGGATGACCAAGCCTTTCGCAGCCTTTGACACCGAAAACCCTGAGAACGTTGAGAAATCTCGTGCCGAAAATAAGAATTGGAGCGCAGCTGAAAAGATTGTCGAAAACCTAAGAGAGAAGAAAATGAACCAACTTCTGCCCGTTCTAAAGTCTCTTGTGGAGTCCAAGTTGAATGGAACACTTCTTGAAGGAGAAATCGACCGCGCAAAAGACTACGCAAAGCAACTCGCCGCAAAATTGAAAGAAACCACACCATAA